A section of the Vanessa tameamea isolate UH-Manoa-2023 chromosome 29, ilVanTame1 primary haplotype, whole genome shotgun sequence genome encodes:
- the LOC113395872 gene encoding heat shock 70 kDa protein cognate 5 has protein sequence MLTATRVISRKALDCSGISDIYTHRNFSSILKNSAAPTVPIYQQHGLQQRHKSEGVRGAVIGIDLGTTNSCVAVMEGKTPKVVENSEGSRTTPSHVAFSKDGERLVGMPAKRQAVTNSGNTFYATKRLIGRRFEDPEVQKDMKNLSYKVVKASNGDAWVQGSDGKVYSPSQIGAFVLMKMKETAEAYLNTSVKNAVVTVPAYFNDSQRQATKDAGQISGLNVLRVINEPTAAALAYGMDKTEDRVIAVYDLGGGTFDISVLEIQKGVFEVKSTNGDTLLGGEDFDNVIVNFLVDEFKRDQGIDIRKDAMAMQRLKEAAEKAKIELSGSLQTDINLPYLTMDASGPKHMNLKMSRSKLESLVGDLIRRTVAPCQRALQDAEVARTDVGEVLLVGGMTRMPKVQATVQEIFGRAPSRAVNPDEAVAVGAAVQGGVLAGDVTDILLLDVTPLSLGIETLGGVFTKLITRNTTIPTKKSQVFSTAADGQTQVEIKVHQGEREMATDNKLLGQFSLVGIPPAPRGVPQIEVTFDIDANGIVHVSARDKGTGKEQQIVIQSSGGLSKDEIENMVKAAEQFAAADKDKRERVEATNQAEGILHDTDTKLDEYRAHLPQDECDKLRGEMAKLRELLAQKETADPEAIRTATGQLQQASLKLFEQAYKKMAAEREGASSGASQTQTPSEDEKKEEKKN, from the exons ATGTTAACAGCAACGCGGGTGATAAGCCGAAAGGCGTTGGACTGTTCCGGGATTTCAGATATCTATACGCACAGAAATTTCTCCTCGATTCTCAAAAAT AGCGCAGCTCCCACAGTACCAATCTACCAACAACATGGATTACAACAAAGGcataa GTCGGAGGGCGTTCGTGGTGCTGTCATCGGTATCGACTTGGGAACAACAAACTCCTGTGTCGCTGTTATGGAGGGGAAGACTCCCAag GTAGTCGAAAACAGCGAAGGTTCCAGAACGACGCCCTCCCACGTGGCCTTCAGCAAGGATGGCGAACGATTGGTCGGTATGCCCGCCAAGAGACAAGCCGTCACCAACAGCGGGAACACTTTCTACGCTACCAAGCGTCTCATCGGACGGAGGTTCGAGGATCCCGAGGTCCAGAAGGACATGAAGAATTTGTCTTACAAAGTCGTCAAGGCATCGAATGGCGACGCTTGGGTTCAAG GAAGCGATGGAAAAGTCTACTCGCCGAGTCAAATTGGTGCATTCGTTCTGATGAAGATGAAAGAAACGGCCGAAGCTTATCTGAACACGAGCGTGAAGAACGCCGTCGTGACTGTGCCGGCTTACTTCAACGATTCCCAGCGACAGGCCACCAAGGACGCCG gACAAATTTCTGGTTTGAACGTGTTGCGTGTGATCAACGAACCGACCGCCGCCGCTCTCGCCTACGGCATGGACAAGACCGAGGATAGAGT TATCGCAGTATACGATCTCGGCGGTGGAACATTCGACATATCCGTGCTCGAAATTCAAAAGGGTGTTTTCGAAGTGAAATCCACCAATGGCGACACTTTACTCGGCGGTGAGGACTTCGACAACGTCATCGTTAACTTCCTCGTGGACGAGTTTAAGAGAGAT caagGTATCGATATCCGCAAAGACGCAATGGCCATGCAACGTCTCAAGGAGGCCGCTGAGAAGGCTAAGATTGAACTGTCCGGTTCCCTGCAGACCGACATTAACCTACCCTATCTCACTATGGATGCTTCAGGACCGAAGCACATGAATCTGAAG ATGAGCCGCTCGAAGCTGGAGTCGCTGGTGGGCGACCTGATCCGGCGCACGGTGGCGCCGTGCCAGCGCGCGCTGCAGGACGCCGAGGTGGCGCGCACCGACGTGGGCGAGGTGCTGCTCGTGGGCGGCATGACCAGGATGCCCAAG GTGCAGGCCACGGTGCAGGAGATCTTCGGGCGGGCGCCGTCGCGCGCCGTCAACCCCGACGAGGCGGTGGCCGTGGGCGCCGCCGTGCAGGGCGGCGTGCTGGCCGGCGACGTCACCGACATCCTGCTGCTCGACGTCACGCCGCTGTCGCTCGGCATCGAGACGCTGGGCGGCGTGTTCACCAAGCTCATCACGCGCAACACCACCATCCCCACCAAGAAGAGCCAGGTCTTCTCCACGG CTGCTGACGGCCAAACTCAGGTCGAGATCAAGGTTCACCAAGGCGAGCGTGAAATGGCGACAGACAACAAACTCCTCGGACAGTTCTCCCTCGTCGGTATCCCGCCAGCTCCGCGAGGCGTTCCACAGATCGAGGTCACATTCGACATTGACGCTAACGGCATCGTACACGTATCGGCGAGAGACAAGGGTACCGGCAAAGAACAACAAA TCGTGATCCAGTCATCGGGCGGTCTGTCCAAGGACGAGATCGAGAACATGGTGAAGGCGGCCGAACAGTTCGCAGCGGCTGACAAGGATAAGCGTGAGCGGGTGGAGGCCACCAACCAGGCCGAGGGTATCCTACACGACACCGACACCAAGCTGGACGAGTACCGCGCGCACTTGCCCCAGGACGAG TGCGACAAGCTCCGCGGTGAAATGGCCAAGCTCCGTGAACTGCTAGCACAGAAGGAGACGGCGGACCCTGAGGCAATCCGCACAGCAACCGGCCAGTTGCAACAAGCCAGCTTAAAACTCTTCGAACAAGCGTACAAGAAG ATGGCAGCCGAACGCGAAGGTGCGTCATCCGGAGCGTCCCAAACACAGACACCGAGCGAAGACGAAAAGAAGGAAGAGaagaagaattaa
- the LOC113395882 gene encoding zinc finger BED domain-containing protein 4 — MPPPIQSDIWNYFKPNEQDRDKADCKICNKTYSRKGRTTSSLKSHLKSMHPEQFSLFESSSKKKQLQKDNTDAERIPLSTPLQELKRQLFLEEVLVKQENRDSDNYNSEKIDKLIGEMIALQNLSFNVVEGLGFRRLMKELVPQYNLRGRNFFTDFVCKDLYGKVAEKVKELIEKFNYLSFTSDIWSDPSTDASLLILTCHGIAKNFDRSSIILKCNTFDGRHTEDIIDEKFNTMLSEWNIEKQRVHCLIRDEGSNIERAVRLAGLNDIDCTVHRMQLAVRCFLDSQESIKLVEQKCKIISTHFNHSTIAQKQLQAIQDRLNQPHLNVFRDCITRWNSTFYMFERFLKVKDALSLYINDSEINPILPEEWKVIECCIELLIPFEEATRELSSSHTLISSVIPIIQILNKKVEDYLASSGDFNPIRQAVRTLKTELTTKFSHLDNSLYVIATYLDPRYKHKFLTPVTEAKIKEDILMIARNTEFDGSDSFNIGVKRMRMTVSSENDTEPQGSGPSSLVRSSCLKNDLAMMLDSSSEDESECIAEDVSAETILKRELQCYRNKKRLNVDKNPLEWWSVHREELKLLSQIARRFLSTPPSNVSSEQFFSSAGLIFEPLRNKLDPEKVAILLFIKYNAPIFNFRY, encoded by the exons ATGCCACCACCGATTCAAAgtgatatttggaattattttaaaccaAATGAACAAGACCGGGATAAAGCCGATtgtaaaatatgcaataaaaccTACTCTCGTAAGGGCCGTACCACCTCGTCTTTAAAAAGTCACCTGAAATCGATGCACCCAGAACAGTTTAGTTTATTTGAGAGCTCGagtaaaaagaaacaattacaGAAGGATAATACTGACGCAG AACGAATTCCCCTCTCCACTCCTCTACAAGAATTAAAGAGGCAGCTCTTTTTAGAGGAAGTACTCGTTAAACAAGAAAACCGGGACAGTGACAATTATAATTCGGAAAAAATTGATAAGCTTATTGGAGAAATGATTGCACTTCAAAATTTATCGTTTAACGTTGTAGAGGGGCTGGGTTTCCGCAGGCTGATGAAAGAATTAGTGccacaatataatttaagaggACGAAACTTTTTTACCGACTTTGTGTGCAAAGACTTATACGGCAAGGTTGCTGAAAAAGTTAAAGAATTAatcgaaaaatttaattacttatcttTCACATCTGACATTTGGTCGGATCCGAGTACAGATGCCTCTTTGCTGATCCTGACTTGCCATGGAATAGCAAAAAACTTTGATAGATCATCGATTATATTGAAATGCAATACATTCGACGGCCGTCACACTGAAGACATAATTGACGAAAAATTTAACACAATGCTCTCTGAATGGAATATCGAAAAACAACGAGTGCATTGTCTAATTCGAGACGAAGGTTCTAACATTGAAAGAGCGGTGCGATTAGCAGGATTGAATGATATTGATTGCACAGTTCACAGGATGCAACTTGCTGTTCGATGTTTTTTAGATTCGCAAGAAAGCATTAAATTAGTCGAACAAAAATGTAAGATAATTTCGACTCACTTCAATCATTCTACTATCGCTCAGAAACAACTGCAAGCAATTCAAGATAGACTGAATCAACCACATCTAAATGTATTCCGAGATTGTATAACGCGATGGAACAGCACATTTTACATGTTCGAGCGTTTTTTAAAGGTAAAAGATGCCCTAAGTCTTTATATCAATGACAGTGAGATTAATCCTATTTTACCCGAAGAGTGGAAAGTTATTGAGTGTTGTATAGAGCTATTGATACCTTTCGAAGAGGCCACACGGGAACTAAGTAGCTCTCATACTCTTATTTCTTCTGTAATTCCAATAATCCAAATTCTTAACAAGAAAGTTGAAGACTATTTAGCAAGTTCAGGTGATTTTAATCCAATTCGACAGGCCGTCAGGACCCTAAAAACTGAACTTACAACAAAGTTTTCTCACTTAGATAACAGTTTATACGTCATTGCCACCTACTTAGATCCTCGCTATAAGCATAAATTTTTAACACCAGTGACTGAGGCAAAAATTAAAGAGGACATTTTGATGATCGCTAGAAATACTGAGTTTGATGGTTCCGATTCTTTTAATATCGGGGTTAAAAGAATGAGAATGACAGTTTCCTCTGAAAATGATACGGAACCACAAGGCTCGGGACCGTCCAGTTTGGTCAGAAGTTCCTGCTTAAAGAATGATCTTGCTATGATGTTGGATTCATCAAGTGAAGATGAGAGTGAGTGTATAGCGGAAGACGTCAGCGCTGAAACCATACTTAAAAGAGAATTGCAATGTTACCGCAATAAAAAAAGGCTCAATGTTGATAAAAATCCTCTAGAATGGTGGAGCGTCCACCGAGAAGAATTAAAACTGTTGTCACAAATCGCTCGCAGATTTCTGTCGACGCCACCAAGCAATGTCTCGAGTGAACAATTCTTTAGTAGTGCGGGTTTGATATTCGAACCTCTACGTAACAAACTTGACCCAGAGAAAGTGGCGATACTgctttttattaagtataatgctccaatttttaatttccgctactaa